The following is a genomic window from Janibacter sp. DB-40.
GGTGCTGGCCGCGATGTCGGAACCGGAGTCGAACCCGAAGCGCGCCACCAGTGCACCGAAGACCGCCCACACGATCACCACGAAGTCGGTCAGGGCGATACCGATCCGCACCTGGCGCAGACCCATCGGGCCACCGTGATACGCAGTCTCCGTGGAGCCGCTCGAGGCAGCGGCGGCCATCTCAGGGCTACCGAACCCTGAGCGATGTGGTCGAGCCGGCGTCCTCCGCCAACATCACCGCATCCGCCATCCGGCCACGCGGAACCACGCGACCGTCGTCCCGCAGACGCCGCAACTGCGTCAGGCGCTGTTGAGCATCGGGTGCGCGTCGTTCGCGCCGGCGCACCGTCCTGGACAGTGCCAGACTCCCCCCGGTGAACGCGATCAGCGGCAGTGCCGCCCACCCCAGTAGCATCATGTCCTCCACCTGCACGAGAACTCCCCTCCCCAGGATCAATCACTCGCTGAATCGGACCTTACCAACTCTTTACTGTTCTTGACTAGACCTTGACGATAAGGCGGCCGCATCGTCGGTCACGCGGGCGCGTGGGAAGATCGGTGCGACGAACCCCACACCCACGGAGGGACACCCATGACCGCGAAGATCATCTGGACCAAGATCGACGAAGCGCCGGCGCTCGCCACCCACTCGCTCCTGCCGATCGTCCAGGCCTTCACCTCGGGCACCGGTGTGGAGCTCGAGACGAGCGACATCTCGCTCGCCGGGCGCATCCTCGCCCAGTTCCCCGACCGCCTCACCGAGGAGCAGCGCGTCCCGAACAACCTCGCCGCGCTCGGCGAGCTGACGCAGTCGCCCGAGGCGAACATCATCAAGCTGCCCAACATCTCCGCCTCCGTGCCGCAGCTCAAGGCGGCCATCACCGAGCTGCAGGGCCAGGGGTACGACCTGCCCGACTACCCGGACTCCCCCAGCACCGACGAGGAGAAGGAGATCGCCGCCGCCTACGCCAACGTGCTCGGGTCCGCGGTGAACCCCGTCCTGCGTGAGGGCAACTCCGACCGGCGCGCCCCCCAGGCGGTGAAGAACTTCACGAAGAAGCACCCGCACCGCCTCGGTGAGTGGACCGCCGACAACAAGGCCCGCGTCGTCTCGATGACCGGTGGGGACTTCTACGGCAACGAGAAGTCCGTCCTCATGCCCGCCGAGGACACCCTGCGCATCACGCTCACCACGAGCGGGGGCGACGAGGTCGTGCTCAAGGACTCCCTCGCCGTGACGAAGGGGGAGATCGTCGACGGGACCTTCATGTCGGCCTCCGCGCTCCGCGCGTTCTACCGCGAGCAGATCGAGGCTGCGCGCGAGGAGGGTCTCCTCCTCTCGCTGCACCTCAAGGCCACGATGATGAAGGTCTCCGACCCGATCCTCTTCGGCCACGCCGTCGCGGCCTGGCTCGGCTCGGTCGTCGACACCCACGCCCAGGCCCTCGCCGAGGCCGGCGTCGACCTGCGCTACGGCCTCGCCTCGCTCTACACCCAGCTCGAGAACCTCCCCGAGGAGACCCGGACCGCGATCCGCGCCGACATCGACGCACTGTCGACGGAGCGCCCGGCCCTGGCCATGGTCGACTCCAGCAAGGGAATCACCAACCTGCACGTGCCCAGTGACGTCATCATCGACGCCTCCATGCCGGTCGTCATCCGCGACTCCGGTCAGATGTGGAACGCCGACGACGGCCAGTCCGAGACGCTCGCCATGATCCCCGACCGGTCCTACGGCCCGATGTACGCCGCCGTCATCGAGGAGCACAAGCAGAACGGCGCCCTCGACCCCGCCACGATCGGCACCGTGCCCAATGTCGGACTCATGGCGCAGAAGGCCGAGGAGTACGGCTCGCACCCCACGACCTTCGAGATCCCCGAGGCAGGCACCGTCACGGTGACCAACGCCGCGGGCGAGACCCTCATGGAGCACTCGGTGGAGAAGGACGACATCTGGCGCATGAGCCGCGTCAAGGACATCCCCGTCCAGGACTGGGTCAAGCTCGCCGTCACCCGCGCCCGCGCCACCGGCGCGCCGGCCGTCTTCTTCCTCGACGAGCAGCGCGCGCACGACGCCCGGGTCATCGCCAAGGTCAACCAGTACCTCGGCGACCACGACACCGACGGACTGGACATCCGCATCATGCCGCCGCAGGAGGCGGTCGTCTTCTGCCTGGAGCAGATCCGCGCCGGCAAGGACGCCATCTCCGTCACCGGCAACGTGCTGCGCGACTACCTCACCGACCTCTTCCCGATCCTCGAGCTCGGCACCAGCGCGAAGATGCTCTCGATCGTTCCGCTGCTCAACGGTGGTGGCCTCTTCGAGACGGGTGCCGGCGGATCCGCCCCGAAGCACGTCCAGCAGTTCGTCAAGGAGAACTACCTGCGGTGGGACTCCCTCGGCGAGTTCTCCGCACTGGGCGCCTCGCTGGAGCACCTCGCGCAGAACTTCGACAACCCGAAGGCCCAGGTCCTGGCGGACACCCTCGACACCGCGATCGCGACCTTCCTCGAGGAGAACAAGTCGCCTGCTCGCAAGATCGGCCAGATCGACAACCGCGGCAGCCACTTCTACCTCGCCCTCTACTGGGCGCAGGCACTGGCCGCCCAGGACGAGGACGCCGAGCTGAAGGAGCGGTTCACGTCCGTCGCGGACCGCCTCGCGGCGGACGAGGAGAGGATCGTCGGCGAGCTCGTCGACGTCCAGGGCTCACCCGTCGACCTCGGTGGGTACTACAAGCCGGACACCGAGAAGGCCTCGGCCGCGATGCGTCCGAGCGCCACCCTCAACGCAGTGCTCGACTCCATGTGAGTTCGCCTGCCCCGGAGGGGTCCCGCCGACCGGCGGGGCCCCTCTTCGTCGTCCTCCGGCCGGTCGCGTACTGGCGCGAGTCCCGGGTCTTGCCGCATGCTGGATCTGCCGGGCCGGACGGGCCAGTCCGGCACCCCCACGAAAGGGGCCGCCGTGGCTCCATCACTCTCCCACCGCCCCTGGGCCTCCTGGCCGGCGCCGAGCATCGGCGCGATCATCGACAGGGTCTGATGCACCCGGCCACGACGGCGTCGGCCCGCACCCGTGGGTGCGGACGGCGCCCTTCGTCATCGCCCGTCCCATCCGCTCCGACGGTCCGCTCCGAACTCCCGGTATGAATGGGCGCCGTGTCACCGCAGCCGTCTGCGGCATCCTCGCGACCGCGCTCGGGGGTGCCGCCGGCCACCTCGTCGCGGCTCTCGTCTCCCCCTCAGCCTCCCCGGTGCTGGCCGTCGGCGGCCAGGTCATCGACCTCGCCCCCACACCGGTCAAGGAGTGGGCGGTGGGCACCTTCGGCACCGCGGACAAACCGATCCTCGTCGGGTCGGTCGTCCTCGTCACGCTCCTTCTGGCCGCCCTGGCCGGACTGCTTCGCCTCCGCTCGCGTGCCGCCGCGGTCACGGTCCTGCTCGTCCTCACCGCCCTCGCCGGCGCCGCCGCGGTGCTGCGTCCGCAGACCGGCTCCTTCGCCTGGGTGCCGGCGCTCACGGCCGCCGTCGTCGGGGTGGCCGCCCTGGAGCTGCTCGCCCACCGCACCGGGCTCATCCACCAGGGCCGGTCCGTGCCCGGCGAGCCGACCCGACGTGGGCTCCTCGTGCTCGGTGGCGCCGGTCTCGGGGCGGTCGCCCTCGGCGGCGGCGGCCAGGCGCTCGTCCGGCGTCGCGCACCGACCACCATCACCCTCCCCCGGTCGTCGACCCGCTGCCGCCACTGGCGAAGGGGGTCGACCTCGGCAAGGCGGGCATCGCCCCCTTCGTCACGCCGAACGAGGAGTTCTACCGGATCGACACCGCCCTGCTCGTGCCGAAGGTCGACCCCCGGGACTGGTCGCTGACGATCGACGGGGACGTGCCCTCCCCCTTCACGATCGACCTCGACGAGCTGCTCGCGATGCCCACCGTCGAGCGGGACGTCACGCTCAACTGCGTCTCCAACCCGGTCGGCGGTCCCTACATCGGCAATGCCCGCTGGCTCGGGGTCCTCACGCGCGAGCTCTTCGCCCGCGCCGGCCTCGAGGAGGACCCGCGCAACCCGGACCTGCAGGTGCTGTCCACCTCGACGGACGGGATGACGATCTCCACGCCCCTGAGCGCCCTGCTCGACGACCGCGACGCCCTCGTCGCCGTCGGCATGAACGGCGAACCGCTGGCGGCAGAGCGGGGGTTCCCGGCCCGGCTGCTCACGCCCCGGCTGTACGGCTTCGTCGGTGCCACCAAGTGGCTGAGCCGGATGACCGTGACCCGCTACGACGGGCACCCCGCGTACTGGACGGAGCGGGGTTGGGCCACTGACGGCACCGTCCGCACCCAGTCGCGGATCGACACCCCGGCCCCATCGGCCGGTCTCGACCCCGGACGCACGACCATCGGTGGGGTCGCCTGGGCACAGGGGCGCGGGATCACGAAGGTCGAGGTGCGCATCGACGACGGGCCGTGGCAGCGGGCCACCCTGGGCGCGGAGGCGGACGTCGACTGCTGGCGGCAGTGGTTCCTGCCCTGGGACGCCCGCGACGGTCGGCACGACCTCACCGTCCGCGCGACGGACGGCACGGGCGAGGTGCAGACGAGCGAGACGGCCGACCCCTTCCCCTCGGGTGCCACGGGACTGCACTCGATCACCGTGACCGTGGGTTGACCAATCCGCTCGGCGCCCGGCCACGAACCCCGGATGCACTCTCCCCCAAGCCCTTCGGAGGCAGACCATGAGCCACTCGACCACCGTCCGCATCATCGACGGCCTGCTCCTGCCGGCTGCCGGGTGATCGATCACGCATGATGGGCTCCGTGACGCCATTTCCCAGCGACGACGACGCCGGAGGAGCCTCCGACGTCACCTCCGGCGAGACGACGCTGCCCGAGCCCACGGAGTCCGACCGACTCGCCACCACCCTCCGCGACGTCGCGAAGGGGGACGACGCCGCCTTCGCCCGCGTCTACGACGCAACGTCCGCGCGGGTCCACGGCCTCGTGCTGCGGGTGCTGCGCAACCCGGCCCAGGCGGAGGAGGTCACCCAGGAGGTCTACCTCGAGGTCTGGCGCCGGGCCAGCTCCTTCGACGCGGCCAAGGGGTCGCCCTACGCGTGGCTGATGACCCTGGCCCACCGGCGAGCCGTCGACCGCGTCCGCAGCAGCCAGGCGGCCACCGCGCGCGACGAGACCTGGGAGGCTCGCACCCGCGACACCCAGTACGACGCCACGGCCGAGAAGGCGACCGAGAGGATGGAGGCCCACCGCGTGCGCAGCGCCCTCAACGGGCTGACCGACGCCCAACGGGAGGCGGTGGGCCTGGCCTATCTCGGCGGGTACACCCACCGCGAGGTCGCCGGTCTGCTCGACCTGCCCCTGGGCACCGCCAAGACCCGCATCCGCGACGGATTGATCCGCCTACGAGACCAGTTGGGAGTGACCTCATGAGCGAAGACCTGCACAGCCTCTCCGGCGCCTACGTGCTCGATGCCCTCACCGAGCAGGAACGCATGGACTTCGAGATGCACCTGCGTCGCTGCCCCACCTGCCGCGACGAGGTCGCGTCGCTGCGCGAGGTGGCACCCCTGCTGGCCGAGACGGTCGCGAGCGAGCCACCGCCCGCGTTGCGGGAGAGCATCCTCGCCGAGGCGGCCCGGACGCGGCAGGACCCGCCGGACTCCGTCCAGCAGGCGGAGGTGCCGCCGGAGCGCGACCGCGATCGCCCTGCGCACGGCCGGGTCATCCCCCTTCGTCGTCGCCGGTGGATGGCCGGGCTCGCCGCGGCAGCGGCCCTCGTCGTCGGCGGCGGCATCACCTGGCAGGTGGTCGAGCAGACGACCGCGAGCGTCACCGAGCAGGTCGCCTCGGCGCCGGACGCCCGCAGCTGGCAGGCGGAGACCACGGGCGGCGCCACGATCGTCGTCACCCGCAGCGAGCAGATGGGCGAGGCGGTGATGCGCGTCGAGGGTCTGCCGGACCCCGGCGAGGGACGCGCCTACCAGGCCTGGCTGCAGGACGAGGAGGGCGGCTTGGCCCCCGCCGGCGTGATGAAGGAGACCGACGGCGAGATGGTCCTCGACGGTGACGTCCGGCAGGCGAAGGGGGTCGGCGTCACCGTGGAGCCGGCCAGCGGCTCGGAGCAGCCGACGACCGACCCGATCGCCCTCGTGGAGCTGTCCTGACGGACGGGATGACGCTCCGACCCCGCTGCGGAGTAGGGTCGGAACGTCAATTGCTCCCCAACACCCGCACGAAGGGGTACGAGTACTCGTGAGCACCACTCCCGTCAAGGTCGCCGTCACCGGCGCCGCAGGCCAGATCGGCTACAGCCTCCTCTTCCGCATCGCCAGCGGATCCCTCTTCGGTCCCGACACCCCCGTCGAGCTCCGACTGCTGGAGATCACCCCGGCCCTGAAGGCCCTGGAGGGCGTCGTCATGGAGCTCGACGACTGCGCCTTCCCGACCCTCGCCGGCGTCGAGATCGGCGACGACCCGGAGAAGGTCTTCGACGGTGTCAACCACGCGCTGCTCGTCGGGGCCCGCCCCCGGGGACCCGGCATGGAGCGGGGTGACCTCCTCGAGGCCAACGGCGGCATCTTCGCCCCGCAGGGCGCCGCGCTGAACAAGGTCGCCGCGGACGACGTCCACGTGACGATCACCGGCAACCCGGCCAACACCAACGCGCTCATCGCGATGAACAACGCTCCGGACATCCCCAACGAGCAGTTCTCCGCGCTGACGCGCCTCGACCACAACCGCGCCATCAGCCAGCTCTCGAGCAAGCTGGACGTGCCGGTCACCGAGATCACGAAGATGACGATCTGGGGCAACCACTCCGCGACCCAGTACCCGGACCTCTTCCACGCCGAGGCCGGTGGGAAGAACGCCGCCGAGGCAGTCGGTGACCAGGACTGGCTGGAGAACACCTTCATCCCGACCGTCGCCAAGCGCGGCGCGGCGATCATCGAGGCCCGTGGCGCGTCCTCGGCCGCGTCCGCCGCCTCCGCGACCGTCGACCACGCCCGCGACTGGGCCCTGGGCACCCCCGAGGGCAACTGGGTGTCGATGTCGGTCTGCTCCGACGGCTCCTACGGAGTGCCGGAGGGCCTGATCTCCTCCTTCCCCGTCACCGTGAGGAACGGCGCGTGGGAGATCGTCCAGGGCCTGGAGATCGACGACTTCAGCCGCGGCCGGATCGACGCCTCGGTCGCCGAGCTCGCCGAGGAGCGCGACGCCGTCACCAAGCTCGGCCTCATCAACGGCTGAGCACCGGTCACGAGCACGACGAAGGGGGGTCCGCACCGGTGCGGACCCCCCTTCGCCGTGTGGTCACCCTCTCCCCCACGACATCGGGTGACCCGACAACCCCCTGGTTCGCTGGAGTTCCTTGCTCGTGCGAACCGGGGGTAAGCCGTGCCACGTCAGCCCGCAGGGCGGCGAAACCCGTCAGCGGGGGGTCATGTCGAGGGTGAAGCCGGAGACGACGACCAGCGTCGCGAGGACGACGAGGGTGAGTGCGTCGAGGACCCGGCTGCGCACGATGAGGCCCCCGGCGCGCTCCGGCGAGAGCGCGAGCCGCAGGACCGCGGCCAGCACGAGCGTGGCCCCGATGACCGCGGTCGCCCGCAGCACGTGGTCGGTGAGGACGAAGAGCAGACCCACGACGATGCCCGCGGCGATGACCCACCACGCCGCCAGGGGTGGCACGTCGAGCGCGGGGCGGGGCGAGACGCCGTCCTCCTCGCTGTCGTCGTCAGCAACTTCGTGCTCGCCGGTCATCACAGGGCGCGCTCGGCCGCCTCGACGACGTTGGCCAGCAGCATCGCGCGGGTCATCGGCCCGACCCCGCCGGGGTTGGGGCTGATCCAGCCGGCCACCTCGGCGACGTCGTCTGCCACGTCGCCGGCGATC
Proteins encoded in this region:
- a CDS encoding NADP-dependent isocitrate dehydrogenase, translating into MTAKIIWTKIDEAPALATHSLLPIVQAFTSGTGVELETSDISLAGRILAQFPDRLTEEQRVPNNLAALGELTQSPEANIIKLPNISASVPQLKAAITELQGQGYDLPDYPDSPSTDEEKEIAAAYANVLGSAVNPVLREGNSDRRAPQAVKNFTKKHPHRLGEWTADNKARVVSMTGGDFYGNEKSVLMPAEDTLRITLTTSGGDEVVLKDSLAVTKGEIVDGTFMSASALRAFYREQIEAAREEGLLLSLHLKATMMKVSDPILFGHAVAAWLGSVVDTHAQALAEAGVDLRYGLASLYTQLENLPEETRTAIRADIDALSTERPALAMVDSSKGITNLHVPSDVIIDASMPVVIRDSGQMWNADDGQSETLAMIPDRSYGPMYAAVIEEHKQNGALDPATIGTVPNVGLMAQKAEEYGSHPTTFEIPEAGTVTVTNAAGETLMEHSVEKDDIWRMSRVKDIPVQDWVKLAVTRARATGAPAVFFLDEQRAHDARVIAKVNQYLGDHDTDGLDIRIMPPQEAVVFCLEQIRAGKDAISVTGNVLRDYLTDLFPILELGTSAKMLSIVPLLNGGGLFETGAGGSAPKHVQQFVKENYLRWDSLGEFSALGASLEHLAQNFDNPKAQVLADTLDTAIATFLEENKSPARKIGQIDNRGSHFYLALYWAQALAAQDEDAELKERFTSVADRLAADEERIVGELVDVQGSPVDLGGYYKPDTEKASAAMRPSATLNAVLDSM
- a CDS encoding molybdopterin-dependent oxidoreductase codes for the protein MPKVDPRDWSLTIDGDVPSPFTIDLDELLAMPTVERDVTLNCVSNPVGGPYIGNARWLGVLTRELFARAGLEEDPRNPDLQVLSTSTDGMTISTPLSALLDDRDALVAVGMNGEPLAAERGFPARLLTPRLYGFVGATKWLSRMTVTRYDGHPAYWTERGWATDGTVRTQSRIDTPAPSAGLDPGRTTIGGVAWAQGRGITKVEVRIDDGPWQRATLGAEADVDCWRQWFLPWDARDGRHDLTVRATDGTGEVQTSETADPFPSGATGLHSITVTVG
- the sigK gene encoding ECF RNA polymerase sigma factor SigK; this translates as MTPFPSDDDAGGASDVTSGETTLPEPTESDRLATTLRDVAKGDDAAFARVYDATSARVHGLVLRVLRNPAQAEEVTQEVYLEVWRRASSFDAAKGSPYAWLMTLAHRRAVDRVRSSQAATARDETWEARTRDTQYDATAEKATERMEAHRVRSALNGLTDAQREAVGLAYLGGYTHREVAGLLDLPLGTAKTRIRDGLIRLRDQLGVTS
- a CDS encoding anti-sigma factor, whose product is MSEDLHSLSGAYVLDALTEQERMDFEMHLRRCPTCRDEVASLREVAPLLAETVASEPPPALRESILAEAARTRQDPPDSVQQAEVPPERDRDRPAHGRVIPLRRRRWMAGLAAAAALVVGGGITWQVVEQTTASVTEQVASAPDARSWQAETTGGATIVVTRSEQMGEAVMRVEGLPDPGEGRAYQAWLQDEEGGLAPAGVMKETDGEMVLDGDVRQAKGVGVTVEPASGSEQPTTDPIALVELS
- a CDS encoding malate dehydrogenase → MSTTPVKVAVTGAAGQIGYSLLFRIASGSLFGPDTPVELRLLEITPALKALEGVVMELDDCAFPTLAGVEIGDDPEKVFDGVNHALLVGARPRGPGMERGDLLEANGGIFAPQGAALNKVAADDVHVTITGNPANTNALIAMNNAPDIPNEQFSALTRLDHNRAISQLSSKLDVPVTEITKMTIWGNHSATQYPDLFHAEAGGKNAAEAVGDQDWLENTFIPTVAKRGAAIIEARGASSAASAASATVDHARDWALGTPEGNWVSMSVCSDGSYGVPEGLISSFPVTVRNGAWEIVQGLEIDDFSRGRIDASVAELAEERDAVTKLGLING
- a CDS encoding DUF3017 domain-containing protein — protein: MTGEHEVADDDSEEDGVSPRPALDVPPLAAWWVIAAGIVVGLLFVLTDHVLRATAVIGATLVLAAVLRLALSPERAGGLIVRSRVLDALTLVVLATLVVVSGFTLDMTPR